In Chryseobacterium sp., the genomic window TAGAAAAAGTGGATGATAAAAAACTGGCGCAGCAGCGCTTTTATTTCAAAAATATACCTGTAGAGAAATTCAGGCTATATCCCCATCATCTGGATGGAGTAGCAGCGGATATGAAATTTCTGAGCTTTACTCCTACCATTTACAGTCCTGATCATAGCCTCGTTACCCCCGAACTGATAGAGCAATGCCACGCATTGGGTATGAAAGTTATACCATGGACCGTTAATACTAAAGAAAGGCTGCAGGAATTAAAAGGGATGGGAATAGATGGAGTGATCAGTGATGATCCCCGGATTTTTGAATAAATTTTTACTTTTTTACGCAATAAAAATGGCCGGAATAAATTCTTCCGGCCATTTTACAATGCATACATGCATTTGGAGTTAAAAAATTGGTTATTGATTAATTAAAACTTATAGTTCAGACCTAACTGAAATACTCTGTTGTTGCTGTCAGCTGCAGGGGTATTTTTATCGATCTTTGTCAAGCTGTTTACATATCTTGCATTGATACCGATGTTCGGGGTGATATCATACCCTAAACCAAGTCCCAGACCAAAGTTGAATTTGTTGATATTATCTTTTTCAAGGTCTTCAGAGTGAGATTGAGTCGTTGTCGTTGTAACACCGCCTGTAGTACTTGCAACAGTAGCTTCCCCTTTGGTTTTACCATTCAGGAAATAACTGAATTCCGGGCCTGCTTCAATATAGAAACCATCAAAAGGCTTCATCTGAACCATTACAGGAACTGAAATATAATTCATAGTCAGTTTATCCTGTCCTTTGGTTTTTACGGTAGTGTTTCCGTTAGTCACCTCTGTTGAATAGGCTACATCTCTTGCTCCCATTTGGTTGTATAGTACCTCAGGTTGCAGGCTGAATTGTTTGGAAAGTGGAATGTTCACTAATACCCCAGCGTGAAAACCTAGTTTTTGGCTGTTCAAACCAAAGCTTTGCTGGCTTAGGTAGGCTGAGTTTCCACCCGCTTTGATACCGAATCTTACCGGCTGAGCATCTTTTTTAAGTGGCGACGTACTATTGACAGTTTGTGTTTCCTGAGCAAAAGCTAATGTTCCAGCTGTTAACGCCAGTCCTAAAAATAACTTCTTCATAATTCTTTTTTTTAATTTTACTATTTGCTTCTTTATTTTACAAATTGCTTGCCAAACTCAGAAAACCTTTATTTACAGGCATATATAGCGGGTTTTGAATATTTAAAAACAACTGTATTTTTCTATTTTTTGTAAAATATTTCAATTGATATTGAATTTTTATGATAAATTTTAAGTTAAATTTCTTTTAATTTGAAATATCCCTTACTAAGGAATAATGTACAGGAAGATAGTCAGATATTGAGGTTTTATCCAAGGCTATTTGAATTATATACTTATAATATAGGATTAATATGAAAAATAGGATAGTATAATCTGATATTATTAGGATGCTATTATGCTGATCGCTGTGCCAAAAAGTTGATTACACATTGGAATGAGAAGGAAACATAGCAGACATTTAATTCTATTGAAACAGATAAGGGATTGCCGGAGGCTAATCGTAAAAGTGAAAAGGTCAGACTTAAAATAAAGTCCGACCTTTTCTATTGAAATCAAAATGTATTACTAAATAACTATTTCCATCTTAATCTATTCTAAAATCCATATGGTATTTCATTATTTTAAAACCATTTCAATGTCATACAGATGATATGAATCTTTGAAATTATAAACTAATGCTGAAAATCTTACAGGAATATTGTTTTAAATATGGAAAACAGGAATTACAATTCAAGAATATGATTATGTGGTACAATTAGTATTGAGTTTACAAATTCCTTGCCAAAGTTGAGTACAAAAAAAGTCAGGTTAAAGAATAACCTGACTTTTTTATGATATAAAAATTTGTTACTACACTCGTATTAGAATTTATAAGCCAATCCTACTTGGAATACTCCGTTTTTCACAGAATCAGAACCGTTAGGTCTGTTTTTTGCGATATCAGATAATCCAGCAACATATCTTACATTTACCCCGATGTTTGGAGTGAAGTAATAACCGGCTCCAAGACCTAATCCAAAATCAAAACTCTTAGTTTCATCTTTAACATCTAGAGACGTTGAGTTGCCTTTTAATTTTGAACTCACTAAGAAACTGAACTGAGGTCCTGCTTCTAAATAGAGGTTAGGAAGTGCATTGTACTGGAACATTACAGGAACTGCGATATAATCTAAGTTGAATTTTACATCACTGTTAGATTTAGCTTTTGCTCCCATTCCGCTGTATAAAACTTCCGGTTGAACTGAGAAATCCTGAGCTACAGGGATATTTGCAAATACACCTCCATAGAATCCTGCTTTTGAATTCCAGTCACTATTGGATAGACTGGAAACATTAAGACCGGCTTTTAAACCAAATCTAATAGGAGAAGATGCAGAAGTATTAGTAGAAGTTTTTTGTGCAAAAGTAAAAGTACCTGCTACAAGAGCCAGGCCTAAAAGAATCTTTTTCATAAGTATTTATTTAATAGTTTTTAAGTTTTGTTTAACATTTTGTTTACTATCAAATTATATGCCAATTTTTTTTAAATTGTTGTTAAGTTTTTAATAATCAGTAATACATTGATCAATTCATTCAGATCTTTATATGGTCTGCTATTTTTATCAAATTTTTAAAAAGTAAAGTGATCATGTGTTTAACATATTTTAAGAAATCCAATAAAAAAAGACCAGATTAAAAAATTAATCTGATCTTTTCTATTGAATATAAAATTTGTTAGTGAATGTGAAGCTTATTATTTAAATTTATAAGCTAATCCTACCTGGAATACATTGTTTTTTACAGCGTCACCAGAGTTGTTTTTGTAAATATCTGTAAGACCTGCTGTATATCTTGCTGTAATTCCTAAGTTAGGAATGAAATAATAACCTGCTCCGATACCGATCCCAAAGTTGAATGTTTGAAAATCATCTTTATTAAGGGTTGCAATCTGAGTGCTGCTGTTACTGTTCGTTGAGTTTTTAAATTTATCCTTAGCACTTACCAGGAATCCGAATTCCGGACCTGCTTCAAGGAAAAACTCAGGAGTTGCGTTATACTGGAACATTACCGGTACTGCAACATATCCAAGATTTCTTGAATATTCATTTCTATACGTATTTCCCCCTGCTGTAAATTCTCTTGTTACTTTTGAACCCAGGTCATTATAAATAACTTCGGGTTGTACACTGAATGAACTTGCTAATGGAATATTAGCAAAAACACCTGCATTAAAACCGATTTTGGATTTAGAGTCACTTAAGTCTGCTCCGTTGGAAAGTGAAGAAACGTTCATTCCACCTTTTACCCCAAATGTTACCGGGTTAGTAGATGTTTGTTGTTGTGCGAACGCTAATGTACTTGCAGTTACTGCTAATCCTAAAATTAACTTTTTCATAACTTTAATTTTTTAATATTTTACTCTTTCTTAATTTTAAATTTTACTACTGTCCACTTTTTCAGTCGGACGCAGAGTATCTTTCAAATTGCTTGCCAAAAATATTTTTTAAGGTAAAATAAATAAAAAAACTGCTTAGGAAATAAGCAGTTTTGTTTTTATAGTATTGATTATAAATGATTTACGAAGTTAATTAAACGTTTGTTTATAGAGGTTCTAAATTGACAAATTTGTCAAAAATAATCTTACGACAAGGTTCAATCTCCTTACATAAGGATTACGCATCATTCAGTTTTCGGTAAAAAGATAGTGATTCAAGAATATTTTTTTGGCTGCACTGATGGTCATAGGTACATGAACCGATCCCGGACAGAAGAGAAAAGTTGATTTTACTGTCTGTATTTTTTTTATCATTCAGTAATAAAGCGGTAATATTTTCATCTTTAAAATCACTGATGTCTAAGTACGGGTAGTATCTCTGAATGTTTTCGATAATCGAGTTTGCGTCTTCCCGAGAAATAAGATTTTCAAGACAGGCAAGATGAGCTTCACAAATCATCCCCATTGCAACAACCTCTCCGTGAAGAATAGGATTTCCCTGCTGTAAGCATAAGCTTTCCACAGCATGACCTATGGTATGCCCGAAATTCAGGGTCTTTCTGATATCTCTCTCATGAAAATCCTTTTCTACCACTTCCTGTTTAATATTCATAGAAGCCTGAATATGCGGAATCACCGTTTCAACCTCCAATTTATGGATCTGAATCAGCTGATCCCAATGTGCTTTATCAGCAATCAGCCCGTGTTTAAGCATTTCAGCAAATCCGCTTCTCAATTCTTTAAAAGGTAGGGTGTCTAAAAATTTCGGATAAATAAAAATCTGCTCCGGGAATGCAAAAGTCCCCACCATATTCTTATAGTGCATCAGGTCAATCCCTGTTTTTCCTCCTATAGAGGCATCACACATGGATAAAAGGGTAGTAGGAATATTGATAAACCGTATTCCTCTTTTATAGGTAGACGCTACAAAGCCTCCCATGTCGGTAATCACTCCGCCGCCTAAATTGATGACCAGTGCTTTTCTGTCCGCCTGCATTTCTGTAAGAATTTCCCACAGCTGATTCGCCGTTTGGATATTCTTCATTTCTTCACCGGCTTCAATTTCTAAAATTTCAAATCCAAGATCAGTCTCCATATTCCCCAAAAGAACAGGAAGGCAATATTCGTGGGTATTTTCATCTACCAAAATAAAAATTTTACTGAAAGATTTTTCGTGCAGAAACTCGTTTAGCTGGGAGAAATTATCGTTTAATATTGTTATCATCTTCAAATTTATGTAAAGTTAAAAAGTAAACTATATTGCAAAGTTATGATTCTTAATTTTTAACTCGTAACTAAATTACTATCTTTGCAGAAATTTTTAGAATGAGCAGAGATAACAATAATTCAGACAGACCAAAGAGACCAAGAATTTCAACAAGAAAAAGTTCTGATGATTCTCGTGCTTCCAGATCTGGAAATTCCTCAGGATCAAAACCTTTTAAGAAACCTTTTTCCAAGGATGGAGAAAGAAAAGGTTCAGAACACAAAGGGTCCAATTCAAAATTTGATAAAAAACCTTTCAAGAAAAATACAGAAAGCTTTGAAAGCTCCAATGAAGACAATAGCTCAAAATCTGAGAGAAAACCTTACATTACCAATAAAAGTGAGAGCTATGAGAAAAAATCTTTTGGAAAATCTGCTTCAAAAAGAGGCGGGAAAAACTTTGATACAAGAGATAAATATGAAAGAGGCAGTCTGAAGTACGGCAGAAGACCCTCTAACGGTGATGAAAGAAATGAGGACAGAGCAAAATCTTTTGTACAGAAGAGAAGACTGAATAAGATTGAAAAGGACGTCTATAAAGACAGCATCCGTCTTAATAAGTATATTGCTAATTCCGGAATCTGCAGCAGGAGAGAAGCTGATGAGCTGATCACTCAGGGACTGGTAGAAGTTAACGGCAAAGTAGTGAATGAAATGGGATATCAGGTACAGAAAACGGACAGAGTGGTTTTTGACGGCCAGAATATTACTCCGGAAAAGCCTGTTTATGTACTTTTGAATAAACCCAAAGGTTATATTTCTACTACGAAAGATGACAAGGCCAGAAAAACAGTAATGGATCTTGTGGCAAATGCTTCTCCTTACAGACTTTTCCCGGTGGGAAGGCTGGACCGTTCAACGACAGGTGTTATTTTGCTGACAAATGACGGACACATGACTAAGAAACTGACGCATCCTTCTTTTGATGCCAGAAAAATTTATCATGTGACCCTGGACAAGAAGCTTACCGGTGAAGATTTACGTCTTATCGCAGAAGGAATCCGTCTTGATGAAGGAGTAGCGGTTGTAGATCAGATTTCATACATTGAAGGAAAGCCTAAAAATGAGATTGGAATTGAAATCCATATTGGATGGAACCGTGTTATCAGAAGAATTTTCCAAAGGTTAGGATATGAAGTGGAAGCTTTAGACAGAGTGATGTTTGCCGGACTGACGAAGAAGAACATTAAGAGAGGACACTGGAGGATTCTTACAGAACTGGAAGTGAATAACCTTAAAATGCTTTAATTTATTTAAAGTTAAGGTTTTAAGAATACAAAAGACGCTGATCGGTTTTTCAGCGTCTTTTATTTTTATACCGGAAACATTAAATCCGTAAAAAAGTAAAATTATTGTTCGGATGCTTATGGAATGGAAAAGGTAATATACTGAGATAACCTTAATTTTTAAAATAAAGAAGCACAGAATAATTCTGCGCTTCTTGTTTTTTGATAGCATTCATATTCTGTACTGTAAGAAGAATGGTGAATGTTTACATATTGTAATTGTTTAGAAGCTGTGTAAGTTTTCTAAATTGTAACCTTGCCAGAGCTTTTTATTCATCAGTTACCCGAGTACGGTAACACCTTTCTCGATCATTTCATAGATTGCATCCCTTCCGTTATCAGGCTTTACGTTGACGGCACGGGTTCCGTTGAAATGCAGGCAGGTCACATAGCCGTTGGCTACCGCATCCAGACAGGTGAATTTTACGCAATAATCCATTGCCAATCCTACAATTTCCAATAACTGGATATCGTGATACTTTAAAAAATCGTCCAATCCGGTTTTCATAAAATGGTTATTATCCTGGAATCCGCTATAGCTGTCAATTTCAAGATTTTTTCCTTTTTGTATAACGTGGGTTACTTTGTCTCTGTTTAAATCTTTATGGAATTCCGCTCCGGAGGTTCCCTGTATACAGTGATCAGGCCACATAAACTGCGGAACTCCGTTTAAAATGATGTTTTCTCCCACTTTTCTGCCATTACTGCTTGCAAAGCTCTTGTGTCCTACAGGGTGCCAGTCCTGGGTTAAAACAATCTGATCATATTCATTTTCTTCCATCAAAAGATTGATGTAGGGAATAATTTCATTCGCTCCAGGGACTGCAAGTGCTCCGCCTTCACAAAAATCATTCTGTACATCGACTATTATTAACGCTTTTTTCATATTTAGATTTCTCGAATTTTTGATAAATTTACAAAACTAATACACAAAAAATTGTCCAAAAATAAATTATCGGACAAATCGGCAATATTTAAAAATTAAAACCCTGAGCAATGAGTGACTTAGAGAACAAAAAATTTCCAATAGGACAGTTTGAAGCTCCTGAAAACATCTGTGACATTACATTGGATACCTATATTAAAGTCATTAAAGACTTTCCTGGCAGACTAAAAAATCTCATTGAAAATTTTACGGATGATCAGCTGGATACTCCTTACAGAGAAGGAGGATGGACGGTAAGGCAGCTTGTCAACCATCTTGCAGACAGCCATATGAACAGTTTTATTCGTTTTAAACTGGCTCTTACAGAGGATAATCCGATCATTAAACCTTACGACGAAGCCAAATGGGCAGAACTTCAGGACAGCTTTCATATGCCTGTAAAGCCAGCGATGAGAATGTTGAAAGGAACTCACCAAAGATGGACCACACTTCTTAAAAGTCTTACCAATAAGCAGTTTGAAAGGACATTCCATCATCCTGAGCACAACAAAGACTATGATCTTAGAAACAGTCTAGCTTTGTATGCCTGGCATTGTAATCATCATTTCGCCCATATTGAAAATTTGAAGAAAGAAAAAGGTTGGTAAGAAAAAGTCTTAATAATCCAATATATGATAAGGAAATTATAGAAAGGATTTCCAGATTGTCCGAAAATTCTCCCGGAAAATGGGGAAAAATGAATGTATGTCAGATGCTTAAGCATTGTGATCTGGTTCTTCAGGTAGCTTTGCAAAGAATTGAACTTCCCCGGATTAACACTCTTTTTAAGACAATAGGAATCATTACCAAAAAGGAAATGTATGTTTTCAATAATGGAATTCCCAGAAATATGCCTACTTTTCAAAAACTAATCGTTAATTTTGAGTGTGATTTTGATGAATCAAAAACCAATCTACTGAAAACACTGGAGGAATTTCGGGAGGCCTGCCAAAATAAAAGCCTGCCGAACGACCACAGATTATTCGGAAACATGACTGAAAAAGACTGGGAATTTTTAGAATATAAACATCTTGATCATCATTTAAAACAATTTAATGTATGAGTTTTTTTGATAAAATATTTGGTGGAAAAAGTGAAACCCCTGACCAAAAATCTTTCTGGAAAAAGATAGAGACTGAAGAAGACCTGGCGAAAGCCATTGAAAGTTCTTATCACCAAAGAATAGCTATATTCAAGCATTCAACAGGTTGCTTTATCAGCAGAACGGTATTGAAAAACTTTGAAAAAGAAGTTGAGCATTCAGGACCCTCCGTAGAATTGTACTATCTGGATCTGCTGGCGCACAGGGCTATCTCAAACAAAATTGCAGCTGATCTTGGAATAAGGCACGAAAGCCCGCAGTTAATTGTAATAGAAAACGGAAAGCCTATCAAGAGTTCTTCCCATGAGGATATTTCTTTAAGCCAGATTGTATAATGAAAAATATAAATAATTATTTAGCCAAAGTATTAAATGTTCCGCTTCAAAGTGTGAACACCTGCAGCCTGCATTATGAAGTAAAGAAGATTCCTAAAAACCAGTTTCTTCTGCAGTATGGCGA contains:
- a CDS encoding porin family protein; its protein translation is MKKLFLGLALTAGTLAFAQETQTVNSTSPLKKDAQPVRFGIKAGGNSAYLSQQSFGLNSQKLGFHAGVLVNIPLSKQFSLQPEVLYNQMGARDVAYSTEVTNGNTTVKTKGQDKLTMNYISVPVMVQMKPFDGFYIEAGPEFSYFLNGKTKGEATVASTTGGVTTTTTQSHSEDLEKDNINKFNFGLGLGLGYDITPNIGINARYVNSLTKIDKNTPAADSNNRVFQLGLNYKF
- a CDS encoding porin family protein, with amino-acid sequence MKKILLGLALVAGTFTFAQKTSTNTSASSPIRFGLKAGLNVSSLSNSDWNSKAGFYGGVFANIPVAQDFSVQPEVLYSGMGAKAKSNSDVKFNLDYIAVPVMFQYNALPNLYLEAGPQFSFLVSSKLKGNSTSLDVKDETKSFDFGLGLGAGYYFTPNIGVNVRYVAGLSDIAKNRPNGSDSVKNGVFQVGLAYKF
- a CDS encoding porin family protein; amino-acid sequence: MKKLILGLAVTASTLAFAQQQTSTNPVTFGVKGGMNVSSLSNGADLSDSKSKIGFNAGVFANIPLASSFSVQPEVIYNDLGSKVTREFTAGGNTYRNEYSRNLGYVAVPVMFQYNATPEFFLEAGPEFGFLVSAKDKFKNSTNSNSSTQIATLNKDDFQTFNFGIGIGAGYYFIPNLGITARYTAGLTDIYKNNSGDAVKNNVFQVGLAYKFK
- the aroB gene encoding 3-dehydroquinate synthase; the encoded protein is MITILNDNFSQLNEFLHEKSFSKIFILVDENTHEYCLPVLLGNMETDLGFEILEIEAGEEMKNIQTANQLWEILTEMQADRKALVINLGGGVITDMGGFVASTYKRGIRFINIPTTLLSMCDASIGGKTGIDLMHYKNMVGTFAFPEQIFIYPKFLDTLPFKELRSGFAEMLKHGLIADKAHWDQLIQIHKLEVETVIPHIQASMNIKQEVVEKDFHERDIRKTLNFGHTIGHAVESLCLQQGNPILHGEVVAMGMICEAHLACLENLISREDANSIIENIQRYYPYLDISDFKDENITALLLNDKKNTDSKINFSLLSGIGSCTYDHQCSQKNILESLSFYRKLNDA
- a CDS encoding pseudouridine synthase, yielding MTNKSESYEKKSFGKSASKRGGKNFDTRDKYERGSLKYGRRPSNGDERNEDRAKSFVQKRRLNKIEKDVYKDSIRLNKYIANSGICSRREADELITQGLVEVNGKVVNEMGYQVQKTDRVVFDGQNITPEKPVYVLLNKPKGYISTTKDDKARKTVMDLVANASPYRLFPVGRLDRSTTGVILLTNDGHMTKKLTHPSFDARKIYHVTLDKKLTGEDLRLIAEGIRLDEGVAVVDQISYIEGKPKNEIGIEIHIGWNRVIRRIFQRLGYEVEALDRVMFAGLTKKNIKRGHWRILTELEVNNLKML
- the pncA gene encoding bifunctional nicotinamidase/pyrazinamidase, whose translation is MKKALIIVDVQNDFCEGGALAVPGANEIIPYINLLMEENEYDQIVLTQDWHPVGHKSFASSNGRKVGENIILNGVPQFMWPDHCIQGTSGAEFHKDLNRDKVTHVIQKGKNLEIDSYSGFQDNNHFMKTGLDDFLKYHDIQLLEIVGLAMDYCVKFTCLDAVANGYVTCLHFNGTRAVNVKPDNGRDAIYEMIEKGVTVLG
- a CDS encoding YfiT family bacillithiol transferase; translation: MSDLENKKFPIGQFEAPENICDITLDTYIKVIKDFPGRLKNLIENFTDDQLDTPYREGGWTVRQLVNHLADSHMNSFIRFKLALTEDNPIIKPYDEAKWAELQDSFHMPVKPAMRMLKGTHQRWTTLLKSLTNKQFERTFHHPEHNKDYDLRNSLALYAWHCNHHFAHIENLKKEKGW
- a CDS encoding DUF1569 domain-containing protein translates to MVRKSLNNPIYDKEIIERISRLSENSPGKWGKMNVCQMLKHCDLVLQVALQRIELPRINTLFKTIGIITKKEMYVFNNGIPRNMPTFQKLIVNFECDFDESKTNLLKTLEEFREACQNKSLPNDHRLFGNMTEKDWEFLEYKHLDHHLKQFNV
- the ytxJ gene encoding bacillithiol system redox-active protein YtxJ; the protein is MSFFDKIFGGKSETPDQKSFWKKIETEEDLAKAIESSYHQRIAIFKHSTGCFISRTVLKNFEKEVEHSGPSVELYYLDLLAHRAISNKIAADLGIRHESPQLIVIENGKPIKSSSHEDISLSQIV